One window from the genome of Gemmatimonas sp. encodes:
- the ligA gene encoding NAD-dependent DNA ligase LigA, which yields MSAVPSATTVRAEALRTLLTRAQHEYYVLDRPALSDQEYDQLFRELQAIENAYPALRTEDSPTQRVGAPIQSAFQSHRHLVRMMSLDNAFDQTELQAWEQSIERVVGAAVHESGYTVELKIDGAAVALTYRDGLLVTAATRGDGTEGEDVTLNVRTIRGVPLRLMGSGHPPLMEIRGEVYLPFAGFERMNEARVAAGEPVYVNPRNAAAGSMRQLDPAITAQRPLRFFGYAAVLPDGSVPAGSQWELLETLEAWGVPVAPHRARCRTIADVATWADTVEHETRAALGFAIDGGVVKVNDVALQDELGVRNDRTPRWAVARKFAPDMAVTRLTRIDVNVGRTGVLTPFAVLEPVEVGGATVTFASLHNADQIAAKDLREGDWVQVVRAGDVIPYVLGPVPERRDGTERPWQIPTVCPKCRAPVVRDGEDVASYCTNVACPGRQLEGLVHFASKDAMDIDGLSYARIQQLLAAGYVHNVADLFEVTVEQLVGLERFGRKSAENLVAAIAAAKQQPLSRLLFGLGIRHVGAQAAQLLARQYGTLDAMMAASAAQLGEVRGVGTIIAASVASYFADPAVQLLLDTLRAHGLRLNEPNAIQADGPLTGATVVLTGTLPSLSRGEATALVENAGGRVTSSVSRKTTFVVAGDEAGSKLDKARELGVEVIDEAELRRRTSAASTDRHTADDLT from the coding sequence ATGTCAGCCGTCCCATCCGCCACGACCGTGCGCGCCGAAGCGTTGCGAACGCTGCTCACCCGCGCGCAGCACGAGTACTACGTTCTCGACCGTCCCGCCCTGTCCGACCAGGAGTACGACCAGCTCTTCCGTGAGCTGCAGGCCATAGAGAACGCGTACCCGGCCCTGCGCACCGAGGACTCCCCCACACAACGGGTCGGTGCGCCCATTCAGTCGGCATTCCAGTCGCACCGGCATCTCGTGCGCATGATGTCGCTCGACAACGCGTTCGATCAGACCGAGCTGCAGGCGTGGGAACAGTCCATCGAACGGGTGGTGGGAGCCGCCGTGCACGAGAGCGGCTACACCGTCGAACTCAAGATCGACGGCGCCGCGGTGGCGCTGACCTACCGCGATGGCCTCCTCGTGACCGCCGCCACGCGCGGCGATGGCACCGAGGGGGAGGATGTGACGCTCAACGTGCGCACCATTCGCGGCGTGCCGTTGCGGCTCATGGGCAGCGGACACCCGCCGCTCATGGAAATCCGCGGCGAGGTGTATTTGCCGTTTGCCGGCTTCGAACGCATGAACGAGGCGCGCGTTGCTGCCGGCGAGCCGGTGTACGTGAACCCACGCAACGCAGCGGCCGGCTCCATGCGGCAGCTCGACCCCGCCATTACCGCTCAACGCCCGCTGCGCTTCTTCGGGTATGCCGCCGTGCTGCCCGACGGGAGCGTCCCCGCCGGCAGCCAGTGGGAGCTGCTGGAGACACTGGAGGCGTGGGGTGTACCGGTGGCGCCCCACCGCGCCCGCTGCCGCACAATCGCCGACGTAGCCACCTGGGCGGATACGGTGGAACACGAAACGCGCGCGGCGCTGGGCTTCGCGATCGATGGCGGCGTGGTGAAAGTGAACGACGTGGCGCTGCAGGACGAACTCGGCGTGCGCAACGATCGCACGCCGCGCTGGGCGGTGGCGCGCAAGTTCGCGCCGGACATGGCGGTCACTCGCCTGACGCGCATCGACGTGAATGTGGGGCGCACAGGCGTGCTCACCCCCTTTGCCGTGCTCGAGCCGGTGGAAGTGGGCGGCGCCACGGTGACCTTCGCGTCGCTCCACAACGCCGACCAGATCGCGGCCAAGGATCTCCGCGAGGGCGACTGGGTGCAGGTGGTGCGGGCGGGCGATGTGATTCCGTACGTGCTCGGGCCGGTACCCGAACGACGCGACGGGACCGAGCGTCCCTGGCAGATCCCCACCGTGTGCCCCAAGTGCCGTGCCCCCGTCGTGCGCGACGGCGAGGATGTGGCCAGCTACTGCACCAACGTCGCCTGCCCCGGGCGCCAGCTCGAAGGGCTCGTGCACTTCGCCTCCAAGGACGCGATGGACATCGACGGCCTCTCGTATGCGCGCATTCAGCAGCTGCTGGCTGCCGGGTACGTGCACAATGTCGCCGACCTTTTCGAGGTCACGGTCGAGCAGCTGGTGGGGCTCGAGCGGTTCGGTCGCAAAAGCGCCGAGAACCTGGTGGCCGCCATTGCCGCGGCCAAGCAGCAGCCGCTGTCGCGGTTGCTCTTCGGACTGGGGATCCGGCATGTCGGGGCGCAGGCGGCACAGCTGCTGGCACGGCAGTACGGCACCCTCGACGCCATGATGGCAGCGTCGGCGGCGCAGTTGGGCGAGGTGCGCGGGGTGGGAACCATCATTGCGGCGAGCGTAGCGTCCTACTTCGCCGACCCCGCCGTGCAGCTGCTGCTGGACACGCTCCGCGCGCACGGCCTGCGCCTGAACGAACCCAACGCCATCCAGGCCGATGGGCCGCTCACCGGGGCCACGGTCGTGCTGACCGGCACCCTGCCCTCGCTGTCGCGGGGGGAGGCAACGGCGCTGGTGGAAAACGCCGGGGGGCGCGTCACGAGCAGCGTCTCCAGGAAGACCACCTTCGTGGTGGCGGGGGACGAGGCCGGGAGCAAGCTCGACAAGGCGCGCGAGCTGGGGGTCGAGGTCATCGACGAGGCCGAGCTGCGGCGGCGCACGTCCGCCGCCAGCACGGACCGTCACACCGCGGACGACTTGACGTGA
- a CDS encoding YtxH domain-containing protein → MVHRIETHDVDQEPQDDVDVREVLLTAPDAGRTDGRAFGLGLLLGAALGAGMALLMAPASGEDTRRQLRRGARRLYVRGSEAVTDLRDDADRMARRLARRGARRSRDMAQELQDRVRG, encoded by the coding sequence ATGGTCCATCGAATCGAGACGCACGACGTCGACCAGGAACCACAGGACGACGTGGACGTGCGTGAGGTGCTGCTCACTGCGCCTGATGCCGGGCGCACCGACGGCCGCGCTTTCGGGCTGGGGCTGCTGCTCGGGGCGGCGCTCGGAGCCGGCATGGCGCTGCTCATGGCACCGGCCAGCGGCGAGGATACGCGGCGCCAACTGCGCCGTGGTGCGCGGCGGCTGTACGTGCGTGGCAGCGAGGCGGTCACCGATCTGCGCGACGATGCCGATCGCATGGCGCGTCGGCTGGCCCGTCGTGGCGCGCGGCGCAGCCGCGACATGGCGCAGGAGCTTCAGGATCGGGTGCGCGGGTAA
- a CDS encoding thymidine phosphorylase has translation MEARTLIERKRNGGRIDAAEWRSLMKHYAAGEVPDYQMAALAMAIYFVGLDRTEIGALTDAMLESGAMLQLDHLAVGRVDKHSTGGVGDKVSLVLAPLVAACGVAVPMMSGRGLGHTGGTLDKLEAIPGFRTDLSLERATRQLEAIGCALIGQTREIAPADRKLYALRDATATVESIPLISASIMSKKLAEGLTGLVLDVKYGSGAFLPELERGLTLARTMIELGADHGCPVVALLTAMDRPLGRACGNALEVEESIAALRGDGPADLMDVTYALGAEMLVLGGAASSRNEARRRMEVAISSGRAARKFQEIIEAQGGNPAVVDDPGLLPQAAECELYLAQRDGVVAQVEPRAIGRGITALGGGRTRVDDQVDPSVGFVITARPGDVVRAGEPLATIFARDAAGVAAGRRALGESIRLADEADPPLPLISHRVTPAGVAVWASEDEEP, from the coding sequence ATGGAAGCACGAACTCTGATCGAGCGGAAGCGGAATGGCGGACGCATTGATGCGGCCGAGTGGCGCTCCCTCATGAAACACTACGCGGCGGGCGAAGTGCCCGACTACCAGATGGCCGCCCTGGCCATGGCCATCTACTTCGTCGGGCTCGATCGCACCGAGATCGGGGCCCTGACCGACGCCATGCTCGAGAGTGGCGCCATGCTGCAGCTGGACCACCTCGCGGTCGGACGGGTGGACAAGCATTCCACCGGCGGCGTGGGCGACAAGGTGTCGCTGGTCCTCGCCCCGCTCGTGGCCGCCTGCGGCGTGGCCGTGCCCATGATGTCCGGCCGCGGGCTCGGGCATACCGGTGGTACCCTCGACAAGCTCGAAGCGATCCCCGGGTTTCGCACGGATCTGTCGCTCGAGCGCGCCACGCGGCAGCTGGAGGCCATCGGGTGCGCCCTCATCGGCCAGACCCGGGAGATCGCGCCGGCCGATCGCAAGCTCTATGCGCTGCGGGATGCCACGGCCACCGTGGAGAGCATTCCCCTCATTTCAGCCAGCATCATGTCCAAGAAGCTCGCCGAAGGGCTCACCGGGCTCGTGCTGGATGTGAAGTACGGGTCGGGGGCGTTTCTTCCCGAGCTCGAGCGTGGGCTGACACTGGCGCGCACGATGATCGAGCTCGGCGCAGATCACGGCTGCCCGGTCGTGGCGTTGCTCACGGCCATGGACCGCCCGCTGGGACGCGCCTGCGGCAACGCGCTGGAAGTGGAGGAGTCCATTGCCGCGCTGCGTGGCGACGGACCGGCGGATCTCATGGACGTCACCTATGCCCTCGGCGCCGAGATGCTGGTGCTGGGCGGTGCGGCGTCGAGCCGCAACGAGGCCCGCCGGCGCATGGAGGTGGCGATTTCGAGTGGCCGCGCCGCTCGCAAGTTCCAGGAGATCATCGAAGCGCAGGGGGGGAACCCGGCCGTGGTCGACGACCCCGGGCTGCTGCCGCAGGCCGCCGAATGCGAGCTGTATCTGGCGCAGCGCGACGGCGTCGTGGCCCAGGTGGAGCCCCGCGCGATAGGTCGGGGCATCACGGCGCTGGGGGGAGGACGGACTCGGGTGGACGATCAGGTGGACCCGTCCGTGGGGTTCGTGATTACGGCGCGCCCCGGCGATGTGGTGCGCGCCGGGGAGCCACTGGCCACCATCTTCGCCCGCGATGCCGCTGGGGTTGCCGCCGGCCGCCGGGCACTCGGCGAGTCCATCCGCCTGGCGGACGAGGCGGACCCGCCGCTGCCCCTCATTTCGCACCGGGTTACGCCGGCCGGCGTCGCGGTCTGGGCCTCTGAGGACGAGGAACCGTAG
- a CDS encoding alpha/beta hydrolase, which produces MSPVSRRQAVAGLAALPFAASSAAPRAFGASGRCFVLVHGAWHGGWCWKKIRPRLMAAGHEVYTPTLTGLGERAHLLTADVGLDTHIQDVVAMLEVEDLRDVVLVGHSYGGMVITGVAQRAPQRLAQLIYLDAFMPDPGRSLADYTRPAGAVTSPAPPSTTTSSAAAPARDWRVPPRSTAEEFGVRERADVDWVQARLGSQSGKTFGQPLPTAPDVPANLPRAYIQCTTDAWFAEAAARAARLGYPTRTLFGGGHDVMISEPVRLTTLLLELAG; this is translated from the coding sequence ATGTCTCCCGTTTCCCGCCGTCAGGCCGTTGCCGGACTCGCCGCCCTCCCGTTCGCCGCCTCGTCCGCGGCGCCGCGTGCGTTTGGTGCCTCAGGGCGCTGCTTCGTGCTGGTGCACGGCGCGTGGCACGGCGGCTGGTGCTGGAAGAAGATCCGACCGCGGCTGATGGCCGCGGGACACGAGGTGTACACGCCGACCCTCACGGGGCTCGGTGAGCGCGCGCACCTGCTTACGGCGGACGTCGGGCTCGACACCCACATTCAGGATGTGGTGGCCATGCTCGAGGTCGAGGATCTGCGCGACGTCGTCCTGGTGGGACACAGCTACGGCGGCATGGTCATCACCGGCGTTGCCCAGCGTGCTCCGCAACGCCTCGCGCAACTGATCTATCTCGACGCGTTCATGCCTGACCCGGGGCGATCGCTTGCCGATTACACGCGACCCGCTGGTGCGGTAACGTCGCCGGCGCCACCGTCGACGACGACCTCGTCAGCCGCGGCGCCCGCGCGTGACTGGCGTGTGCCGCCCCGGTCGACCGCGGAGGAGTTCGGGGTCCGGGAGCGCGCGGACGTGGACTGGGTGCAGGCGAGACTTGGCAGCCAGTCCGGCAAGACGTTCGGGCAGCCGCTCCCCACAGCGCCCGACGTGCCCGCCAACCTGCCTCGCGCGTACATCCAGTGCACGACCGATGCCTGGTTCGCTGAGGCCGCCGCTCGCGCGGCCCGGCTCGGGTATCCCACGCGCACCCTCTTCGGCGGCGGGCACGACGTGATGATCAGTGAGCCCGTCCGGCTCACGACGTTGCTGCTCGAACTGGCCGGGTGA